A part of Limihaloglobus sulfuriphilus genomic DNA contains:
- the ptsP gene encoding phosphoenolpyruvate--protein phosphotransferase — MKVIKGIAVSPGIAIADAIVLDSGEIRIPRRRITEAIVREEQDKVRSAFASAVLELRNFQNSPDVHEKNVRDIFASHKAFLKDRVLRKRINERVRNELVTAEYAISSVMRELAEYFSSLKDVYIRQRASDIYSLERRVLKYLIDAVQQDIQTVSKDTVIVAHDLTPSQTVSLNREFVKGFATDVGGRTSHTAIVARALGIPAVVALEHITDFAEPGVTVIIDGNRGYAIVDPDEKTLLEYRGLAKDMKRLKKQFAALKDKEAVTRDGVKITILGNIELPDEAELVLKNGGEGIGLYRTEFLYLKDGREPSVQDQLRAYKEVSRIMGSRPVVIRTMDLGADKVVLGGEEFTHEHNPVLGFKSIRFCLENMDMFKNQLRAILLASGCGTISVMIPMVTNLYEVRQTKMLLRDVMEDLAEEGISYNSDIKFGAMIETPSAAIMSDRLCRNVDFVSIGTNDLIQYTLAVDRANERVATLYNPGDPAVLRLLRLSVDNVLAAGCGLSVCGEMASDPEFIFFLLGIGVRTLSIAPAMIPEIKKVILSVSIEECRRLAEEARDMCFPAQVSNHFRAAAMKILPETY; from the coding sequence ATGAAAGTAATCAAAGGCATTGCCGTTTCGCCCGGTATAGCCATCGCCGATGCTATCGTACTCGATAGCGGTGAGATACGCATACCGAGGCGCAGAATCACGGAAGCGATTGTTCGTGAGGAGCAGGACAAGGTGCGCAGTGCCTTTGCCTCGGCGGTGCTTGAGCTGAGGAATTTCCAGAACAGCCCTGATGTTCATGAAAAGAACGTCAGAGATATATTCGCCTCGCACAAAGCATTTCTCAAAGACAGGGTACTGCGAAAGAGAATTAACGAGCGTGTCCGAAACGAGCTTGTTACAGCAGAATATGCCATATCGTCGGTAATGAGGGAGCTTGCGGAGTACTTTTCAAGCCTAAAAGACGTATATATCAGACAGCGGGCTTCGGATATATACAGCCTCGAAAGACGCGTGCTAAAGTACCTTATCGACGCTGTTCAGCAGGACATACAGACCGTCAGTAAAGACACGGTTATTGTCGCGCATGACCTGACCCCCAGCCAGACGGTGAGCCTGAACCGGGAATTTGTCAAGGGATTTGCCACGGATGTAGGCGGCCGAACAAGCCACACAGCTATCGTTGCAAGAGCGCTTGGAATTCCGGCGGTCGTAGCACTCGAGCACATCACAGATTTCGCAGAGCCGGGCGTTACCGTCATTATTGACGGAAACCGCGGTTATGCCATTGTTGACCCCGACGAGAAGACGCTCCTCGAGTACCGCGGCCTCGCAAAGGATATGAAGCGGCTCAAAAAGCAGTTCGCGGCATTGAAAGACAAAGAAGCCGTTACCAGGGACGGGGTTAAAATCACGATTCTGGGCAATATTGAGCTGCCCGATGAAGCAGAGCTGGTACTTAAAAACGGCGGCGAAGGCATCGGCCTCTACAGAACGGAATTTCTCTACCTGAAAGACGGCAGAGAACCTTCAGTCCAGGACCAGCTGCGGGCATACAAAGAAGTATCCCGAATCATGGGCTCCAGGCCGGTGGTTATACGCACAATGGACCTCGGAGCTGACAAGGTGGTTTTAGGCGGCGAGGAATTCACCCACGAACACAATCCCGTTCTCGGTTTTAAATCTATACGGTTCTGCCTCGAGAACATGGATATGTTCAAAAATCAGCTCAGAGCTATTTTGCTGGCCTCCGGCTGCGGCACTATCAGCGTGATGATACCAATGGTTACAAACCTTTACGAGGTTCGCCAGACAAAGATGCTGCTTCGTGATGTCATGGAAGATCTCGCAGAGGAGGGTATCAGTTATAACTCCGACATAAAATTCGGGGCAATGATAGAGACTCCCAGTGCCGCGATTATGTCCGACAGGCTTTGCAGAAATGTCGATTTTGTGAGTATAGGCACCAACGACCTCATACAGTACACCCTCGCTGTTGACAGGGCCAACGAACGTGTCGCAACGCTGTACAACCCCGGCGACCCGGCAGTTCTGCGGCTGCTTAGACTCTCTGTTGACAATGTCTTAGCCGCCGGATGCGGGCTGAGTGTCTGCGGAGAAATGGCATCCGATCCGGAGTTTATCTTTTTCCTTTTGGGTATAGGCGTGAGAACCCTTTCAATCGCTCCGGCGATGATACCTGAAATAAAGAAGGTTATTCTTTCCGTTTCAATTGAAGAATGCCGCCGGCTCGCCGAAGAGGCCCGTGATATGTGCTTCCCTGCGCAGGTAAGTAATCATTTCAGGGCCGCGGCAATGAAAATACTGCCGGAAACGTATTAA
- a CDS encoding KpsF/GutQ family sugar-phosphate isomerase produces MDKPHFDIEYARNVIEIEARGVESLLGLIGSEDFSHALELTYSCRGAVIVTGIGKAGIVGRKISATMASVGTPSHFLHPVEAVHGDLGRVRPGDVVLALSFGGETDEMIRLMNLVKQQGIKMIAVTGNDDSRLAKHCDVTLCIGKLAEACPLGVAPTVSTTAMLALGDALALTVMKAREFTAEDYARYHPGGSLGAKLITVGQSMDFKRDDELPVVPMTETLKEMLKETKGLKRRGAVMAVDGDGKLAGILTDADFRRAVSQHAEAALEMKVAQAMTPDCKYVTEETLAAEAMAIFHKYRIDDLPVVDGDKKPVGMIDVQDIVSIKVVG; encoded by the coding sequence ATGGATAAGCCGCATTTTGACATAGAATACGCAAGAAATGTTATAGAAATCGAGGCCCGCGGCGTAGAGAGCCTTCTGGGTTTGATCGGTTCAGAAGATTTTTCACACGCGCTTGAATTAACATATTCCTGCCGCGGAGCGGTTATAGTCACCGGAATCGGAAAAGCCGGCATAGTCGGCCGGAAGATATCCGCTACTATGGCATCTGTCGGCACGCCCAGCCATTTTCTACACCCTGTCGAGGCCGTGCACGGCGACCTGGGGCGGGTTCGCCCGGGTGATGTGGTGCTGGCGCTTAGCTTCGGCGGCGAAACGGACGAGATGATTCGTCTGATGAATCTGGTAAAACAGCAGGGGATAAAAATGATAGCCGTCACAGGCAACGATGATTCGAGGCTTGCCAAGCACTGCGACGTAACTCTGTGCATCGGCAAACTCGCCGAGGCGTGCCCGCTTGGTGTTGCCCCTACCGTATCGACGACCGCAATGCTCGCTCTGGGCGATGCGCTGGCGCTGACAGTGATGAAAGCGCGTGAGTTTACTGCCGAAGATTACGCCCGTTACCATCCCGGCGGCTCTCTCGGGGCAAAACTCATAACCGTCGGGCAGTCAATGGATTTCAAACGAGATGACGAGCTGCCGGTAGTGCCGATGACAGAGACGCTCAAAGAAATGCTCAAAGAAACAAAAGGGCTCAAACGCCGCGGCGCAGTTATGGCGGTAGATGGCGACGGAAAACTCGCCGGAATACTCACCGACGCCGACTTCCGAAGAGCGGTATCGCAGCACGCTGAGGCGGCACTGGAGATGAAAGTCGCCCAGGCAATGACACCGGACTGCAAATACGTTACCGAAGAAACTCTCGCGGCAGAGGCGATGGCGATTTTCCATAAATACCGTATCGACGATTTGCCGGTTGTTGACGGCGACAAAAAACCCGTAGGAATGATTGACGTTCAGGATATTGTTTCTATAAAGGTTGTTGGTTAA
- a CDS encoding Rne/Rng family ribonuclease: MSRDVLVNVSQPEECRVAVVEDGILDELYIERTNLQSCVNNVYKGKITGIEPSIQAAFVEFGGPKAGFLHISDVHPKYFTKDYPVEKVGQRLSMRKRPPIQKCLKRGQEIMIQVTRDGIEKKGPTVTTYISMPGRYLVLMPWLHGVGISQKVEENEDRKRLREIFDDEDQYRNCGLIVRTAAKDASKRALQSDLRYVMRLWGSIQKKFKRSKAPTEIYQDSNLAIRTLRDIFNTKLTKIVCDSEEMGRKLMEFVAISQPRMKKIVSIYNDKVPLFHHYNIEDQIKTIHSNRVELPSGASIVIDQTEALVAIDVNTGKGSRHNDAETNIYKTNLEAAVEIARQLRLRDLGGLIICDFIDMAVSKHRREVEKVFRAAMKNDHAKLRILKMSAFGLIEITRQRMRSSIGRSTYYKCPYCKGTGNIKNDDMLGLELIRLLQLAGAKKETYRIEMLVSPGVADFLQNFKRTDISRIEQLCDKRIIVRSDENIVGENYIINCYDNRDRHLNMDF; this comes from the coding sequence ATGTCAAGAGATGTACTCGTCAATGTATCGCAGCCGGAAGAATGCCGGGTTGCGGTCGTAGAAGACGGAATATTAGATGAACTATATATCGAACGAACAAACCTGCAAAGCTGCGTAAACAATGTTTACAAAGGCAAAATAACCGGAATAGAACCGAGCATACAGGCGGCTTTTGTTGAATTTGGCGGCCCCAAAGCCGGTTTTCTCCACATCAGCGATGTTCACCCGAAATATTTCACAAAGGATTACCCCGTAGAAAAGGTCGGCCAGAGACTTTCAATGAGAAAGCGGCCGCCCATTCAGAAATGCCTCAAACGAGGCCAGGAAATAATGATTCAGGTAACGCGGGACGGCATCGAGAAGAAAGGCCCTACCGTTACCACGTACATATCAATGCCCGGAAGGTATCTGGTGCTTATGCCCTGGCTGCACGGCGTGGGAATTTCACAAAAGGTCGAAGAAAACGAGGACCGAAAACGGCTCAGAGAAATATTTGATGACGAAGATCAGTACAGAAACTGCGGCCTGATTGTCCGGACTGCCGCAAAAGACGCTTCAAAACGCGCGCTCCAGAGCGATTTGCGATATGTCATGCGTCTGTGGGGTTCGATACAGAAAAAGTTTAAGCGGAGCAAAGCTCCCACAGAAATATATCAGGATTCAAATCTGGCTATACGCACACTGCGGGATATCTTTAACACAAAGCTGACGAAAATTGTCTGCGACTCTGAAGAAATGGGCAGAAAACTCATGGAATTTGTCGCTATCAGCCAGCCAAGAATGAAGAAGATTGTCAGCATTTATAATGACAAGGTACCCCTATTCCACCATTACAATATCGAAGACCAGATAAAAACAATACACTCCAACAGGGTTGAGCTGCCAAGCGGCGCCTCGATTGTTATCGATCAGACAGAGGCCCTCGTCGCAATTGATGTAAACACCGGCAAAGGCTCGCGGCACAATGATGCCGAGACAAACATATACAAGACAAACCTCGAAGCTGCCGTCGAGATTGCCAGACAGCTGCGGCTCCGCGACCTTGGAGGACTGATAATATGCGACTTTATCGATATGGCGGTAAGCAAACACCGCCGCGAAGTCGAAAAGGTTTTCAGGGCGGCGATGAAAAACGATCATGCCAAACTGAGAATCCTCAAAATGAGCGCGTTCGGGCTTATCGAGATTACCCGTCAGCGGATGCGGTCTTCAATAGGACGCTCAACCTATTACAAATGCCCATACTGCAAAGGAACCGGAAACATAAAGAACGATGACATGCTCGGACTCGAGCTGATCCGGCTGCTTCAGCTTGCGGGAGCGAAAAAAGAAACATACAGAATCGAAATGCTTGTCTCGCCCGGTGTCGCGGACTTTCTCCAAAACTTTAAACGTACAGACATTTCACGCATTGAGCAGCTATGCGATAAGAGGATTATCGTACGAAGCGATGAGAACATTGTGGGAGAAAACTATATAATCAACTGTTACGACAACCGTGACAGACACTTGAACATGGATTTTTGA
- a CDS encoding PTS sugar transporter subunit IIA, producing MNFNDLVQEGAIDAELQSSDRDAVIKQLVDMLVSIGDIKKKDAKGIFDLLIKRENEASTGIGKGVAVPHVKHSGIKKVVAAIGVSQNGIDFNSLDKEPVYAVILMISPEKDPDAHLKAMEIVFKNLQKEDFRRFLCQARSTEDVRDLLCEVDEGEI from the coding sequence ATGAACTTTAATGACCTTGTGCAGGAAGGAGCGATTGATGCAGAATTGCAATCCTCTGACCGGGATGCTGTAATAAAACAACTTGTGGACATGCTTGTTTCGATCGGTGATATAAAAAAGAAAGATGCCAAGGGCATTTTCGATTTACTGATCAAACGCGAGAATGAGGCAAGCACAGGGATTGGCAAAGGTGTTGCTGTACCTCACGTCAAACACAGCGGAATTAAAAAAGTTGTAGCGGCTATCGGAGTCTCACAAAACGGTATAGACTTTAACTCTCTGGACAAAGAACCCGTTTACGCGGTGATACTGATGATCAGTCCGGAGAAAGACCCGGACGCTCACCTTAAGGCTATGGAAATTGTGTTTAAAAACCTTCAAAAAGAAGATTTTCGCAGATTCCTGTGCCAGGCCAGAAGCACCGAGGATGTTCGCGATCTTCTTTGCGAGGTCGATGAAGGTGAAATTTAG
- a CDS encoding TIGR03936 family radical SAM-associated protein: protein MKSTLAIGFSVSGLTGYLSHQEMMRLFQRCFIRAGLNLWFSRGFNPRPKMTIPLPRPVGVNSLAEIICVSIEQDENENFDSDETTRKLQKQLPEGVKIETLECCPGKKTFLPQSVEYVISPKTECFDETVKTRVTAAAQTVKSGGPLPIRRTNPAKNIDKQLNAADYINSIETGNGEIVFDCSVTQSGSLRVDEMMELAGLKPEELAGPILRRSVRWTTK from the coding sequence ATGAAATCTACGCTGGCGATAGGATTTTCAGTTAGCGGTCTTACAGGGTATCTTTCCCATCAGGAGATGATGCGCCTTTTTCAGCGATGCTTTATTCGGGCGGGCCTGAATCTCTGGTTCAGCCGCGGATTCAATCCAAGGCCGAAGATGACAATCCCGCTGCCAAGGCCCGTAGGGGTCAATTCTCTGGCGGAGATTATCTGCGTAAGCATTGAACAGGACGAAAATGAAAATTTCGATTCCGATGAGACCACCCGGAAACTGCAAAAACAGCTCCCCGAAGGGGTGAAAATAGAAACGCTCGAATGCTGTCCGGGCAAAAAAACTTTTCTGCCTCAAAGCGTCGAATATGTGATTTCTCCGAAGACGGAGTGTTTTGATGAGACGGTAAAAACCAGGGTAACCGCCGCGGCGCAAACCGTCAAAAGCGGCGGCCCGCTGCCGATCAGGAGGACTAATCCGGCAAAAAACATTGACAAACAGCTCAATGCGGCCGATTATATCAATTCAATAGAGACCGGAAACGGCGAAATTGTATTTGACTGCTCTGTTACACAGTCGGGGTCATTGAGGGTAGATGAGATGATGGAGCTTGCGGGCCTGAAGCCGGAGGAACTGGCAGGGCCGATATTAAGAAGAAGTGTACGATGGACCACAAAATAA
- a CDS encoding HPr family phosphocarrier protein — MAEVREIHLELKNEDGLHMRPATLFTELATRFRSKIEVSHKDFVADGKSIMHILMLGAGPGAKLKITASGEDAEDAINAIHDLVAVKMFDLSQEQQ, encoded by the coding sequence TTGGCAGAGGTTCGTGAAATACATTTAGAGCTGAAAAACGAAGACGGCCTGCACATGAGGCCGGCGACACTCTTTACGGAGCTGGCGACACGGTTCCGTTCAAAGATAGAAGTTTCGCACAAAGACTTTGTTGCCGACGGCAAGAGCATTATGCATATTTTGATGCTCGGAGCCGGACCGGGAGCAAAACTAAAGATTACAGCCAGCGGCGAAGATGCCGAAGATGCTATAAATGCGATTCACGATTTAGTAGCTGTCAAGATGTTTGATTTGTCTCAAGAGCAGCAGTAA